In one window of Zingiber officinale cultivar Zhangliang chromosome 11A, Zo_v1.1, whole genome shotgun sequence DNA:
- the LOC122032932 gene encoding pentatricopeptide repeat-containing protein At1g05750, chloroplastic-like, with amino-acid sequence MAAHFVTPLPLPPSPTHLRLPLSPTASSSLPPIHNSSPRDLVSWTSAMARHARRGCLLDASHTFGAMLSAGVEPNYVTLVALVSACADFPSSPFALSLGLAIHAQALKRRRLDDASEELVVFGTALNMYAKCGNPHIAREVFDRMPVRNSVSFNTMIAGYMRNNKVGSALSLFDRMPEKDKVSWTVVINGCVKNDLLEEALDYFRAMQLHQIDADYVTILAVIAACTGLGTLNHALWIHRYIKNHGLSGNIRLANSLIDMYSKCGCVDFAHQVFERILDRTLVSWNSMIVCFAVNGRCREAIEHFELMQRKGFEPDGVSFTGLLTACSHAGLVDEGLMFYETLKASYNLQPTVEHYGCLVDLLSRAGRLEEAMSVVESMPFQPNEVIFSSLLGACRVYGHIELAERVTKYMLQLDPECDSNYILLSNTYAAFGWWDGASEIRNMMKAIGVKKTPGFSNIEIDCEIHEFVAGDKSHPQFDNIYAMLNLLHCEMEICSYNQKSTKVLTDD; translated from the coding sequence ATGGCTGCTCATTTTGTGACTCCGCTTCCGCTGCCTCCCTCTCCTACTCACCTCCGCCTCCCTCTCTCTCCCACCGCCTCCTCCTCCCTCCCTCCTATCCATAACTCTTCCCCTCGGGATCTGGTCTCATGGACCTCAGCCATGGCTCGCCATGCCCGCCGCGGATGCCTCCTCGACGCTTCCCACACCTTCGGCGCCATGCTTTCCGCCGGCGTCGAGCCTAATTACGTCACACTTGTCGCCCTCGTCTCCGCCTGCGCCGACTTCCCCTCTTCTCCCTTTGCCCTCTCTCTCGGTCTCGCCATACATGCTCAGGCCCTAAAGCGCCGCCGACTGGATGATGCTTCCGAGGAGCTCGTTGTCTTCGGCACTGCCCTCAATATGTACGCCAAGTGCGGTAACCCACACATCGCACGTGAGGTGTTCGACCGAATGCCTGTGCGGAACTCAGTTTCGTTCAACACCATGATCGCAGGGTATATGCGCAACAACAAGGTTGGCAGTGCGTTGTCGTTGTTTGACAGAATGCCAGAGAAAGATAAGGTTTCTTGGACCGTGGTTATCAATGGATGCGTCAAAAATGATCTGCTCGAGGAGGCATTGGATTACTTCCGAGCAATGCAGCTCCACCAGATTGACGCCGATTATGTGACAATCCTTGCGGTCATTGCAGCTTGCACTGGTTTGGGAACTCTGAATCACGCCCTCTGGATTCATcgctacatcaagaaccatggtTTGTCAGGTAATATTAGGCTGGCCAATTCCCTCATTGACATGTACTCCAAGTGTGGCTGCGTAGATtttgcacaccaagtgtttgaaagaATATTGGATAGAACCCTTGTCTCATGGAATTCAATGATTGTCTGTTTTGCGGTGAATGGTCGTTGCCGTGAGGCTATTGAGCATTTTGAATTGATGCAGAGGAAAGGATTCGAGCCTGATGGAGTCAGTTTTACAGGGCTGCTTACTGCTTGTAGCCATGCTGGTTTGGTGGATGAAGGCCTCATGTTTTATGAGACATTGAAGGCGAGTTACAATTTACAACCGACAGTTGAGCATTATGGTTGTTTGGTAGATTTGCTCAGTCGAGCAGGGAGGCTTGAGGAAGCGATGAGTGTGGTTGAGAGCATGCCATTCCAGCCAAATGAAGTGATCTTCTCCTCACTTCTTGGTGCTTGCAGGGTGTACGGTCACATCGAATTGGCGGAGAGGGTAACAAAATACATGCTGCAGTTGGATCCAGAATGTGATTCGAATTACATTCTTCTCTCAAATACTTATGCTGCATTTGGGTGGTGGGATGGAGCCAGTGAAATCCGGAACATGATGAAGGCTATCGGAGTGAAGAAGACACCTGGTTTCAGCAACATTGAGATAGATTGTGAAATCCATGAGTTTGTAGCTGGAGATAAAAGCCACCCTCAATTTGATAACATTTATGCCATGCTAAACCTTCTTCATTGTGAGATGGAAATCTGTAGTTATAACCAAAAGAGTACTAAAGTTCTTACAGATGACtga